A window of the Xiashengella succiniciproducens genome harbors these coding sequences:
- a CDS encoding phosphate ABC transporter ATP-binding protein produces MSYLNIDTMTEELVEQKIEPRKEFITVLQIRDLNVYAEDHHILKDINLDIPKNKVTVLLGPSGCGKTTLLKCMNKLTDLYKELQVSGSIVIDGDDILNTNKNVPAIRRKMGLLSQRPFPLPMSIYKNVAYGIKLKGVRDKKLIQFSVQRNLEEVGLWEEVKNRLNKPAHSLSIGQQQRLCLARGLAVKPQIILADEPTSALDPISSKTIEELFRRLKKHYTIILVTHVLRQAVRLADHVVFMSDGKIIEQGDPDQLFANPQTDKLKEYLVEGN; encoded by the coding sequence ATGAGCTACCTAAATATTGATACAATGACTGAAGAACTGGTGGAACAAAAAATTGAACCCAGGAAGGAATTCATAACAGTACTGCAGATTAGAGATCTGAATGTCTATGCTGAAGACCACCATATACTAAAGGATATCAACCTCGACATCCCTAAAAACAAAGTAACTGTACTGCTGGGTCCCTCAGGTTGCGGTAAGACTACTCTGCTCAAGTGCATGAACAAGCTTACAGACCTATATAAGGAGCTGCAGGTAAGTGGTAGTATTGTTATTGACGGTGACGATATCTTGAACACAAACAAAAACGTGCCTGCAATCCGCAGAAAAATGGGGCTTTTGTCACAGCGTCCTTTCCCTCTGCCTATGTCTATATACAAGAATGTAGCTTATGGTATCAAACTCAAAGGAGTGCGTGACAAAAAGCTGATACAGTTTAGTGTCCAACGAAACCTCGAAGAGGTTGGCCTGTGGGAAGAGGTCAAGAACAGGCTTAACAAACCTGCTCACAGTTTGTCAATCGGACAGCAGCAACGTCTCTGCCTGGCAAGGGGGCTTGCAGTAAAGCCTCAGATTATTCTTGCAGACGAACCAACATCGGCTCTTGACCCAATTTCCAGTAAGACTATCGAGGAACTGTTCCGCAGGCTTAAAAAGCACTATACTATCATACTGGTAACTCACGTACTGCGTCAGGCTGTTAGACTGGCCGACCATGTTGTGTTTATGTCGGATGGTAAGATTATCGAACAGGGTGATCCCGATCAGCTTTTCGCCAATCCTCAGACTGATAAACTCAAAGAGTACCTGGTTGAAGGAAATTAG
- the nspC gene encoding carboxynorspermidine decarboxylase encodes MGIDIMQVPSPCYVLDEHLFRKNLELIKSVKERAGVDIILAFKAFSLWPVFPIVREYIPYSTASSIHEARLAYEEMGTLAHTYSPAYTERDFPGIMQYSSHITFNSFSQFERFLPMVKSFDRKISLGVRINHGYSEVATDLYNPSSPGSRMGVALEKMPERLPEEIEGIHFHSLCESSSYSLEKTLRAIEEKLAPYLQQAKWINMGGGHLMTRKDYDVEHLIALLKDFKQKWNLDIILEPGSAFAWETGVLVSEVVDIVENSGIRTAILNVSFTAHMPDCLEMPYKPRIRGAYHEPVEGKPTYRMGGNSCLAGDFIGDWSFDQPLRVGDKIVFEDMIHYTIVKTTMFNGVPHPSIGLWNDNNGLKILRSFDYHDYKSRMG; translated from the coding sequence ATGGGGATTGATATCATGCAGGTGCCTTCACCCTGCTATGTACTTGATGAGCATTTATTTCGTAAGAATCTTGAACTGATTAAATCGGTCAAAGAAAGGGCCGGAGTTGATATAATACTGGCATTTAAGGCTTTCAGCCTCTGGCCGGTATTTCCTATTGTTAGGGAGTACATTCCTTACTCAACAGCCAGTAGTATCCACGAGGCCCGTCTGGCCTATGAGGAGATGGGAACCCTGGCACATACCTATTCACCTGCCTATACTGAGCGGGACTTCCCCGGCATTATGCAGTACAGCAGCCACATCACATTCAACTCCTTCAGTCAGTTTGAACGCTTCCTGCCCATGGTAAAAAGCTTTGACAGGAAGATATCACTTGGAGTAAGAATCAACCATGGCTACAGTGAGGTAGCAACCGACCTGTACAACCCATCCTCACCGGGATCAAGAATGGGTGTTGCCCTGGAAAAGATGCCAGAAAGACTCCCTGAAGAAATCGAAGGCATACACTTCCATTCTCTCTGCGAATCAAGCTCCTATAGTCTCGAAAAGACTCTCAGGGCTATTGAGGAGAAGCTTGCTCCCTATCTGCAACAGGCAAAATGGATCAATATGGGTGGAGGTCACCTTATGACTCGTAAGGATTATGACGTAGAACACCTGATAGCCCTTCTCAAGGACTTCAAGCAAAAGTGGAATCTCGATATTATACTCGAACCCGGGAGTGCCTTTGCCTGGGAGACAGGAGTACTTGTCTCCGAAGTAGTCGATATTGTTGAGAATAGCGGTATCAGGACTGCCATACTCAATGTATCCTTTACTGCTCATATGCCCGACTGCCTTGAAATGCCATATAAGCCAAGAATCAGGGGTGCTTATCATGAACCGGTGGAAGGTAAACCAACCTATCGCATGGGAGGAAACAGCTGTCTTGCAGGTGATTTTATTGGTGACTGGTCATTCGACCAGCCTCTCAGGGTTGGCGACAAGATAGTTTTTGAGGATATGATCCACTACACTATCGTTAAGACAACTATGTTTAACGGGGTACCCCACCCTTCTATAGGCTTGTGGAATGACAACAATGGGCTGAAGATCCTGCGCAGCTTTGACTATCACGACTATAAAAGCAGAATGGGCTAA
- a CDS encoding RecQ family ATP-dependent DNA helicase, which produces MSTIQQSLRDYFGYDTFRPGQEQAVNILLEGRSAAAIFPTGSGKSLIYQLAALHLPHLTLVVSPLLALISDQLEAMERYGIPAARIDSTLDHRETVKIREKVVKGEIKVLMVSVERFKNENFRNFLSGVSVSLLVVDEAHCISEWGHNFRPDYLKLPHYRKEFRIPQVLLLTATATPQVIEDMCGRFEIHRKDVVITGFYRPNLHLDVAPVAQADKGEKLVEILEKAGSESAIVYVTLQKTAEDVAAFLRSRGITAAAYHAGMNKADRELIQNAFMFGQIPVIVATIAFGMGIDKPDIRYLIHYDLPKSLESYSQEIGRAGRDGHPSQCILLGNTNAVNILENFVYGDTPERPAVRALIAEIASAGKRWEMSILKLSNTFNIRQLPLKTLLVYLEMEDFLRPLYSYYASYRFRFLTDSGQILEKFDGERREFLKAVFDLSKKARLWVTVDFEAILAQYPADRSRVVAALDYLSSQGYIELEVSDLIEVYEVNSEVAAPDALATLIYSRFEAREGVEMQRLKNMVAFFEGDRCLSKALSEYFGETTDWESCGHCSVCLDGSRKLVNDLHLEPLTPGIVKDKLQELLVSHGDAGFSPQSLARFLCGIYTPLFGKLRLSSVPGFGALENYRYDEVLRLCTSL; this is translated from the coding sequence ATGTCCACAATACAGCAAAGCCTCAGAGATTATTTTGGGTATGATACTTTCAGACCAGGTCAGGAGCAGGCTGTCAACATCCTGCTTGAAGGCCGATCAGCTGCAGCAATCTTTCCTACAGGTTCCGGAAAATCTCTTATTTACCAGCTGGCGGCTTTGCATCTTCCACATCTTACACTAGTGGTATCCCCACTACTTGCACTAATTAGTGACCAGCTGGAAGCAATGGAACGGTATGGCATTCCAGCCGCCAGAATTGACTCTACCCTTGATCACAGGGAAACTGTAAAAATTCGTGAGAAGGTTGTGAAGGGTGAGATAAAGGTGCTGATGGTTTCCGTAGAGAGATTTAAGAATGAAAATTTTAGGAATTTTCTGTCCGGTGTCAGCGTCTCCCTGCTTGTGGTGGACGAAGCCCACTGTATCTCCGAGTGGGGGCATAATTTCAGACCCGACTACCTAAAGCTGCCTCACTACAGAAAGGAATTCAGAATACCACAGGTCTTACTGCTTACAGCAACAGCTACACCCCAGGTTATTGAGGATATGTGCGGTCGCTTTGAGATACACCGGAAAGATGTTGTAATAACCGGTTTTTACAGGCCAAACCTGCATCTGGATGTAGCTCCCGTTGCCCAGGCAGACAAGGGCGAGAAGCTGGTCGAGATCCTGGAAAAAGCCGGTAGTGAATCAGCCATAGTATATGTGACCCTGCAAAAGACTGCTGAAGATGTTGCAGCCTTCCTGCGTAGCAGAGGGATAACGGCAGCTGCCTATCATGCGGGTATGAACAAGGCAGATCGTGAACTTATTCAGAATGCCTTTATGTTTGGCCAGATCCCTGTGATTGTTGCTACGATAGCCTTTGGAATGGGTATAGATAAACCTGATATCCGTTATCTGATTCATTACGACCTGCCCAAATCTCTTGAGAGTTACAGTCAGGAAATAGGTCGCGCAGGCCGTGACGGACATCCTTCACAGTGCATATTACTTGGTAATACAAATGCTGTTAATATCCTTGAAAACTTCGTGTATGGCGATACCCCCGAGCGCCCTGCAGTAAGGGCGCTCATAGCTGAGATAGCTTCTGCCGGCAAAAGATGGGAGATGAGCATACTAAAGCTTTCCAATACCTTTAATATTCGTCAGCTTCCTCTAAAGACTCTTCTTGTTTATCTTGAGATGGAGGACTTCCTGAGGCCACTATACAGTTATTATGCCTCGTACCGCTTTCGTTTCCTGACTGACAGTGGGCAGATCCTGGAGAAATTTGATGGCGAACGTCGTGAGTTTCTGAAGGCTGTCTTTGATCTGTCGAAAAAAGCAAGACTATGGGTTACTGTTGATTTTGAAGCTATATTGGCACAGTACCCTGCTGATCGTAGCAGGGTAGTTGCTGCCCTGGACTACCTGAGTAGCCAGGGCTATATCGAACTGGAAGTTTCTGACCTAATCGAGGTTTATGAGGTTAACAGTGAAGTAGCTGCACCGGATGCACTTGCCACCCTTATTTATTCGCGCTTTGAGGCCAGGGAAGGGGTTGAGATGCAAAGGCTAAAGAATATGGTTGCATTCTTTGAGGGAGACAGATGTCTGTCAAAAGCTCTTTCTGAATACTTTGGAGAGACCACAGATTGGGAAAGCTGCGGCCATTGTTCTGTTTGCCTTGACGGATCAAGAAAGCTTGTCAATGACCTTCATCTGGAGCCTCTGACTCCGGGTATTGTAAAAGATAAACTACAGGAATTGCTTGTAAGCCATGGTGATGCGGGTTTTTCACCGCAGAGTCTTGCACGTTTCCTTTGTGGAATCTACACACCTCTGTTTGGTAAGCTCAGATTGTCTTCAGTGCCGGGTTTTGGTGCACTTGAAAACTACCGTTATGATGAGGTACTGAGGCTTTGTACCTCTCTTTAG
- a CDS encoding flavodoxin domain-containing protein, giving the protein MWFFRKKKEIVKEETVAETVIYFGTHTGNSQFLAKKLSRLLTEKEVPCSVESLAKVRASDLANQKKVMFVVSTYGEGEAPANAVDFVKSLGDAQDLSHLEYSVCALGDTSFEDYCATGRYIDNRLAELGAKAIVPRAECDVEFDKPASEWMQKVVEVVASAHSVTGKAGSLRQVKGLVASTSSATGEAGSAASKRRYKARLTNHYRLSDHLSTREVFHLVFESEEFDYKPGDSVGFIPADLFKNAEIKDRRPRYYSIASSPLEVKNGFHITVRTHDLGIISPGLNHLLQVGDEIEFIHLSSGSFSLDNSGESVILVAAGVGIAPFRSFIRHNAALHNQRKLWLLYGDRDSEIDYLYKDEWRDLLDRGALQRMDVAFSRSLNPRYVQDVLHECRRDVCEWIRNGASVYVCGSRSMGADVRSFFDELRQEEALDVEIPYFEELF; this is encoded by the coding sequence ATGTGGTTTTTCAGGAAGAAGAAGGAGATTGTAAAGGAGGAGACGGTTGCCGAAACGGTGATTTATTTTGGGACCCATACAGGTAATTCCCAGTTTCTTGCCAAAAAACTTTCACGTTTACTTACAGAAAAAGAAGTGCCTTGCAGTGTTGAGAGCCTTGCCAAGGTCAGGGCGTCTGATCTTGCAAATCAAAAGAAGGTAATGTTCGTTGTCAGTACTTACGGAGAGGGAGAAGCTCCTGCCAATGCAGTGGACTTTGTTAAAAGCCTTGGTGATGCTCAGGATCTTTCTCACCTGGAATATTCTGTTTGTGCACTTGGTGATACTTCTTTTGAAGATTACTGTGCTACAGGAAGATATATTGACAACAGACTTGCCGAACTTGGAGCTAAAGCAATAGTGCCAAGAGCTGAATGTGATGTCGAGTTTGATAAACCCGCAAGTGAGTGGATGCAAAAGGTTGTGGAGGTAGTAGCTTCGGCACACTCAGTGACCGGAAAGGCGGGTTCTCTCCGGCAGGTCAAGGGACTGGTGGCTTCGACAAGCTCAGCCACCGGAGAAGCAGGCTCAGCAGCCAGTAAGAGGCGCTATAAGGCGCGTCTTACAAATCACTACAGGTTAAGTGATCACTTATCTACACGTGAGGTTTTTCATCTTGTATTTGAGAGTGAAGAGTTCGATTATAAACCCGGTGATTCGGTTGGCTTTATTCCTGCAGACCTGTTTAAGAATGCCGAGATAAAGGACCGACGTCCACGTTATTATTCTATTGCTTCTTCACCGCTGGAGGTTAAAAACGGTTTTCATATAACAGTGAGGACCCATGATCTTGGGATTATCTCACCCGGGCTCAATCACCTGCTACAGGTAGGAGATGAGATTGAATTTATACATCTTTCATCGGGATCCTTCAGTCTGGACAATAGCGGTGAGTCAGTTATACTTGTTGCTGCCGGGGTTGGGATTGCTCCTTTCCGTAGTTTTATTCGCCATAATGCAGCCCTACATAACCAGCGAAAGCTATGGTTACTCTATGGTGACCGGGATTCAGAAATAGATTACCTGTACAAGGATGAGTGGAGGGATCTTCTTGACCGAGGTGCTTTACAACGTATGGATGTTGCTTTCTCAAGAAGCTTGAACCCACGCTATGTTCAGGATGTGCTACATGAATGCCGCAGAGATGTTTGTGAATGGATCAGAAATGGAGCCTCAGTGTATGTCTGCGGTTCCCGTTCTATGGGTGCTGATGTAAGGTCCTTCTTCGATGAATTAAGGCAGGAAGAGGCTTTGGATGTCGAAATCCCATACTTTGAGGAGCTCTTCTAG
- a CDS encoding LytR/AlgR family response regulator transcription factor: MTINCLIVDDEPLAADLIESYVIKTPFLNVVGKCNSAFQAMKVMGETKVDLIFLDIQMPGLTGLEFSRSLQNEVKVIFTTAYSQFALDGFKVNAIDYLVKPFNYTEFLAAANKAREWFTLLKGPQMQAEKNSPEAIMLKADSRLIAVELKSILYVESMGDYVKVYCNDNDKPIITQMTMKALAEKLPAEDFFRVHRSYIVNVNMVKTIERNRIIFGKNYIPISDSAKDDFFKLLNDRFLM; this comes from the coding sequence ATGACAATAAACTGCCTGATCGTTGATGATGAACCATTGGCTGCCGATCTGATAGAGAGTTATGTAATTAAAACTCCCTTTCTGAATGTTGTAGGCAAGTGTAATAGTGCATTTCAGGCAATGAAGGTAATGGGGGAGACCAAGGTAGATCTTATCTTTCTTGATATTCAGATGCCCGGACTAACGGGACTGGAGTTTTCCCGCTCCCTGCAAAATGAGGTAAAGGTCATTTTCACTACGGCCTACAGTCAGTTTGCCCTTGACGGTTTCAAAGTCAATGCAATAGACTATCTTGTCAAGCCATTTAACTACACAGAGTTCCTTGCTGCTGCCAATAAGGCAAGGGAGTGGTTTACCCTGCTTAAGGGACCACAAATGCAGGCAGAAAAGAATTCACCTGAGGCTATAATGTTGAAAGCCGATTCAAGGCTTATAGCAGTTGAGCTTAAATCCATCCTATATGTTGAAAGTATGGGGGACTATGTCAAGGTGTACTGCAACGATAACGATAAACCTATCATTACTCAGATGACGATGAAGGCTCTGGCTGAAAAACTACCGGCTGAGGACTTCTTCAGGGTACACCGCTCATATATAGTAAATGTCAATATGGTGAAGACTATTGAGCGTAACCGCATAATCTTTGGCAAAAACTATATTCCTATCTCTGATTCTGCCAAGGATGATTTCTTCAAACTGCTTAACGACAGGTTTTTGATGTAG
- a CDS encoding sensor histidine kinase, which produces MNRQQIIRSVAIHLVFWIFWFIAPILFSSGERGFRLPEHPGYYFRSIFTIGLFYLNYFWIIERSLFQHKVVRFVLMNVVLLTLVTGFELIQQAFFHPGGRPGGAADLTQNMRPPIFLMLMGIFFSYIFIISIAVAIRTTTRWIKLDDQRKTLENENLKSELNNLKMQLNPHFFFNTLNNIYSLIQIAPERAQEAVHRLARLMRYHLYETNSEKVSLKGEIEFVDNYISLMKMRSTSLLDVKFNYSIEDNEARIAPLLFVPLIENAFKFGISNDVSSEILIEISELRNEVVMTVQNTIFDNPEAIPGHSGIGLENLRKRLSLIYPNAHEFRAESVGDKFMVLLRLKLG; this is translated from the coding sequence ATGAATAGGCAACAAATTATAAGAAGTGTTGCAATACACTTGGTTTTCTGGATATTCTGGTTTATTGCACCCATCCTGTTTTCTTCAGGAGAGAGGGGATTCAGACTTCCGGAGCATCCTGGTTACTATTTCAGATCCATTTTTACAATAGGACTCTTCTATCTCAACTACTTTTGGATAATAGAGAGGTCTCTGTTTCAGCACAAAGTTGTACGTTTTGTACTGATGAATGTTGTACTGTTGACCTTGGTAACAGGCTTTGAACTAATTCAGCAGGCATTTTTCCACCCGGGCGGAAGACCGGGTGGAGCTGCTGATCTTACCCAGAACATGAGGCCACCTATTTTCCTTATGTTGATGGGGATATTCTTTTCCTATATTTTTATTATCAGTATTGCAGTGGCAATCAGAACCACCACTAGGTGGATTAAGCTCGATGACCAGAGGAAGACGCTTGAAAACGAAAATCTTAAGTCCGAGCTCAACAACCTGAAAATGCAGCTTAACCCGCATTTCTTCTTCAATACCCTCAACAATATCTATTCGCTTATACAGATTGCTCCTGAAAGGGCTCAGGAGGCGGTTCACAGGCTGGCCAGGCTGATGCGATATCACCTGTATGAGACAAATTCAGAAAAAGTATCCCTGAAAGGGGAGATTGAGTTTGTCGATAATTACATATCTTTAATGAAGATGAGGTCCACCTCCCTACTGGATGTGAAGTTTAATTATAGTATCGAGGATAATGAGGCCCGTATAGCTCCGTTGCTTTTCGTTCCGCTGATTGAAAATGCTTTTAAGTTTGGTATCAGCAATGACGTCAGTTCTGAAATCCTGATAGAAATCAGCGAGTTGAGAAACGAAGTGGTAATGACAGTTCAAAATACCATATTTGATAACCCTGAAGCAATACCTGGTCATTCAGGAATAGGACTGGAGAATCTACGCAAGCGTCTATCGCTGATCTATCCGAATGCTCATGAATTTAGAGCAGAAAGTGTTGGTGACAAGTTCATGGTATTGCTTAGGTTAAAGCTTGGATAA
- a CDS encoding ABC transporter permease, producing the protein MKLLNLIVIALRAMSRNKMRTFLTMLGIIIGVASVISMLAIGQGSKESIERQISDMGANMINIFPSSGQQGGVRMDASSMQLLTVKDAENIKAKAKYVAGVSPLVSGSGQAVAGANNWPTSIQGVGEDFLEIRKLKLAEGSVFSDHDVKVAAKVCIIGKTVVTNLFPNDPHPIGKTIRFNKIPLTVIGVLEEKGTNTFGQDQDNIMLAPYTTVQKRVLAINYVQSIYASAVSEADTELAVAEIESILRENPKLVSKGMPQFDVRSQKEISTMLSSTSQMLTMLLAAIAGISLLVGGIGIMNIMFVSVTERTREIGLRLAVGGKGRNILTQFLMEAVIVSIGGGLIGILLGVGVSSLIGKLASWPISVSNSSIILSFAVCTIIGVFFGWYPARKASALDPIEALRYE; encoded by the coding sequence ATGAAATTACTCAACCTGATAGTAATAGCCTTAAGGGCTATGTCGCGTAACAAGATGCGCACCTTCCTGACTATGCTCGGGATAATCATCGGTGTTGCCTCTGTTATCAGTATGCTTGCCATAGGCCAGGGATCAAAGGAGAGCATTGAAAGGCAAATCTCTGATATGGGAGCAAATATGATAAATATATTCCCCTCAAGTGGACAGCAGGGGGGAGTTAGGATGGATGCTTCATCCATGCAGCTTTTGACTGTGAAGGATGCTGAGAATATAAAAGCAAAAGCAAAGTATGTAGCTGGGGTTTCCCCACTGGTTAGTGGATCAGGACAGGCTGTTGCAGGAGCAAACAACTGGCCAACGTCTATTCAGGGGGTTGGAGAGGATTTCCTTGAAATTCGTAAGCTGAAACTTGCCGAGGGTAGTGTTTTCAGCGACCATGATGTGAAGGTTGCCGCCAAAGTGTGTATCATCGGTAAAACAGTTGTTACAAACCTGTTTCCCAATGATCCGCATCCAATCGGAAAGACTATCCGATTCAACAAGATACCTTTAACAGTGATTGGGGTACTTGAAGAAAAGGGAACCAATACCTTTGGTCAGGATCAGGATAATATCATGCTGGCTCCTTATACCACTGTTCAAAAGCGTGTATTGGCTATCAACTATGTTCAGTCTATCTATGCTTCTGCTGTTAGTGAGGCAGATACCGAACTTGCAGTAGCTGAAATAGAGTCAATTCTTCGTGAGAATCCCAAACTGGTTTCCAAGGGAATGCCCCAGTTTGATGTCCGCTCACAAAAGGAGATAAGCACCATGCTTAGCTCAACAAGTCAGATGCTGACCATGCTGCTTGCAGCTATTGCAGGTATCTCACTTCTGGTTGGAGGTATTGGTATTATGAATATTATGTTTGTATCTGTAACCGAACGTACACGTGAGATCGGTCTTAGGCTTGCAGTTGGAGGTAAGGGTAGAAATATTCTGACCCAGTTTCTGATGGAAGCTGTGATAGTCAGTATAGGTGGTGGATTGATTGGAATATTGCTGGGAGTTGGTGTTTCCTCTTTGATTGGAAAACTTGCTTCATGGCCTATTTCAGTTTCAAATTCATCAATAATACTTTCTTTTGCAGTATGTACGATAATAGGTGTCTTCTTTGGATGGTATCCTGCCCGTAAGGCCTCAGCTCTCGATCCTATAGAGGCATTGAGATATGAATAA
- a CDS encoding ABC transporter ATP-binding protein has translation MKNITIETVDLKRDFVVGSETVHALKGVSIQIREGEFVSIMGSSGSGKSTMLNLLGCLDRPSAGEYYLDNIPVAGMSKDELADIRNTKIGFVFQSFNLLARTSALENVELPLMYNSKFNARQRKELAVHALEMVGLANRMSHTPSQLSGGQQQRVAIARALINDPVMILADEATGNLDSKTSYDIMALFQELNRKGKTIVFVTHEPTIAEFTGRIITLKDGLVISDAPVSEPKDAREWIEMQKSESQ, from the coding sequence ATGAAGAATATCACAATAGAAACAGTTGATCTGAAAAGGGACTTTGTAGTAGGTAGTGAGACAGTTCACGCCCTCAAGGGAGTTTCAATTCAGATCAGGGAAGGGGAGTTCGTCTCAATAATGGGTAGCAGCGGTTCGGGTAAGTCCACCATGCTTAACCTGCTTGGATGCCTCGACCGCCCGTCGGCGGGCGAGTATTACCTGGATAATATCCCGGTAGCAGGTATGAGCAAGGATGAGCTGGCAGACATCAGGAATACCAAGATAGGATTTGTATTTCAGTCCTTTAACCTGTTGGCCCGTACCAGTGCACTGGAGAATGTCGAACTTCCGCTTATGTACAACTCAAAGTTTAATGCCCGCCAAAGAAAGGAACTGGCTGTGCATGCACTTGAGATGGTAGGTCTGGCAAATCGTATGTCACATACACCTTCACAATTGTCGGGTGGTCAGCAACAACGGGTTGCCATAGCCAGAGCCCTTATTAACGATCCGGTAATGATACTTGCTGATGAGGCAACGGGTAACCTTGACTCAAAGACATCCTATGACATTATGGCTCTGTTTCAGGAGCTTAACAGGAAGGGCAAAACAATAGTCTTCGTAACCCACGAGCCGACTATTGCTGAGTTTACCGGTAGAATAATAACTTTGAAGGACGGGTTAGTGATCTCTGATGCACCGGTTAGTGAACCAAAGGATGCACGGGAATGGATTGAAATGCAGAAAAGCGAATCACAATGA
- a CDS encoding efflux RND transporter periplasmic adaptor subunit, with protein sequence MSRKKIILLAVAVVVVVLLLIPFLKKKPAPTASVKAATPVVATILNSVSATGTVEPIEQVEVGTQVSGIVDKVYVEYNSVVKKGQLLAEIDKSTLKARLLQSKASMAAAENELTYQTQNFNRTKKLAEAEMVSETEYESALYKLNNAKTTVDRLKSEVEQAEVNLYYAEIYSPIDGVVLDKVVEVGQTVAASFNTPTMFTIAKDLKQMQVEAAVDEADIGQVAEGQRVEFSVDAYPGEIFTGTVTQVRLMPVTNNNVVTYTVIIDAPNPELKLKPGLTAVVTIITSEKHDVLTIPQSAIGLMIMPESLPGFEIVPPSMQQGPPKRGSSLVWIKEGNKLQAKFVETGVSDRANVEVLGGIAETDSIVISVGSTSNSMPMEGFSSPFMPGPPRRR encoded by the coding sequence ATGTCACGCAAAAAGATTATATTATTAGCCGTAGCAGTAGTAGTTGTTGTTCTGCTGCTAATACCCTTTCTTAAGAAGAAACCGGCACCAACTGCAAGTGTTAAGGCTGCTACGCCAGTTGTTGCTACAATCCTTAACTCAGTTAGTGCTACAGGTACTGTAGAACCAATCGAACAGGTTGAAGTAGGTACACAGGTGTCAGGTATCGTTGACAAGGTGTATGTTGAGTACAACTCAGTAGTAAAAAAAGGACAACTGCTTGCAGAGATTGACAAGAGTACCCTTAAGGCAAGATTGCTGCAATCAAAAGCAAGTATGGCTGCTGCGGAGAATGAGCTGACTTACCAGACTCAAAACTTCAACAGGACTAAGAAGCTTGCTGAAGCTGAGATGGTAAGTGAAACTGAGTATGAAAGTGCATTGTACAAACTAAACAATGCCAAGACTACTGTTGACAGGCTCAAATCGGAAGTTGAACAGGCCGAAGTAAACCTCTACTATGCAGAGATTTACTCACCTATCGATGGAGTTGTACTTGATAAGGTTGTAGAGGTAGGACAAACAGTAGCTGCAAGTTTTAACACCCCAACCATGTTTACAATTGCCAAAGACCTTAAACAAATGCAGGTTGAGGCTGCAGTAGATGAAGCTGATATCGGTCAGGTTGCAGAAGGACAAAGGGTAGAGTTTTCTGTTGACGCTTATCCCGGAGAAATATTTACCGGTACTGTTACACAGGTGCGTCTTATGCCTGTAACCAACAATAATGTTGTTACCTATACCGTAATTATTGATGCTCCAAATCCTGAATTAAAGCTGAAACCGGGTCTTACAGCGGTCGTGACTATTATTACAAGTGAGAAGCACGACGTGTTGACAATACCACAATCAGCTATTGGCTTAATGATAATGCCTGAAAGTCTTCCTGGCTTTGAAATAGTACCTCCTTCAATGCAGCAAGGACCTCCAAAACGTGGATCAAGTCTGGTTTGGATTAAGGAAGGTAATAAGCTTCAGGCTAAGTTTGTTGAAACAGGTGTTTCTGATAGGGCAAACGTTGAGGTATTGGGCGGTATAGCTGAGACTGACTCAATAGTGATTTCCGTTGGTTCTACTTCTAACTCTATGCCAATGGAAGGATTCAGTAGTCCATTTATGCCTGGTCCTCCTAGAAGGAGATAA